ACCGCAATGGTATCATCCGTGGCTATCACATTCATGCCCAGGAGCTGCGCGATGAGGTGAGTTTTTAACCTGTTAACTAGGaaatattaactaaaattgctaaactaaatattccaaaattttaaggtttaaaaacTTAGTTAGCACCTTtgaattatttccgaatttcggtttttgtttttagatttacAAATCAAACCGTTTTTCATACCATTTAAACTTCCCTTTTTTAACGTTGCTCTTTTATATAAGTAGTACTATAGTTTAGTTTAAATATCCgttttcttaagaatttaatcCTTGATATCATTAAATTCTTGAATTCCCAGGGCAAGGGCTTCCTCAATGAACCCTTCAAATTCGATGTGGTGGATACACTGGAGTTCAATGTTACCGGTTTGCAGCCGGACACCAAGTACTCCATCCAGGTGGCCGCATTGACCCGCAAAGGCGATGGCGACCGCAGTGCAGCGATTGTGGTGAAAACCCCCGGCGGAGTTCCAGTTCGGCCAACGGTGAGTCTGAAGATCATGGAGCGGGAACCAATTGTGTCCATCGAACTGGAGTGGGAGCGTCCGGCGCAAACCTATGGCGAACTGAGGGGCTACCGACTACGCTGGGGCGTCAAGGATCAGAACCTCAAGGAGGAGATGCTGTCGGGACCGCAGATGACCAAGAAACGTTTCGACAATCTGGAGCGCGGAGTGGAGTACGAATTTCGGGTGGCGGGCAGCAATCACATCGGCATCGGTCAGGAGACGGTGAAAATATTCCAGACACCCGAAGGAACACCCGGTGGACCGCCCTCGAATATCACCATTCGATTCCAAACTCCCGACGTGCTGTGCGTCACCTGGGATCCACCGACCAGGGAGCACCGGAATGGCATAATCACCCGCTACGACGTGCAGTTCCACAAGAAGATCGATCATGGCCTGGGATCCGAGAGGAATATGACGCTGCGCAAGGCTGTTTTTACGAATCTGGAGGAGAACACCGAGTACATCTTTCGAGTGAGGGCCTACACAAAACAGGGAGCTGGTCCCTTTAGTGAAAAAATGATCGTGGAGACGGAGCGCGACATGGGCCGAGCTCCGATGTCCCTGCAGGCGGAGGCCACCTCGGAGCAGACGGCGGAGATTTGGTGGGAACCGGTGACGAGTCGCGGCAAATTGCTGGGCTACAAGATCTTCTACACGATGACCGCTGTCGAGGATCTGGACGATTGGCAGACAAAAACGGTGGGACTCACGGAATCCGCTGATCTGGTGAATCTGGAGAAGTTTGCCCAATATGCGGTGGCCATTGCGGCGAGGTTTAAGAACGGATTGGGACGTCTCAGTGAGAAAGTAACGGTGCGCATTAAACCGGAGGATGTGCCATTAAATCTTAGGGCTCACGATGTCAGCACGCATTCCATGACCCTCAGTTGGTCGCCACCCATTCGACTGACTCCGGTTAACTACAAGATCAGCTTCGATGCCATGAAGGTGTTTGTGGACTCGCAAGGCTTCTCGCAGACCCAGATTGTTCCAAAGAGGGAGATCATACTGAAGCACTATGTGAAAACCCACACGATCAACGAACTGAGTCCGTTTACCACTTATAATGTAAATGTGAGCGCCATTCCATCGGATTATTCTTACCGCCCGCCGACTAAGATCACCGTGACGACTCAGATGGCTGCCCCTCAACCCATGGTCAAGCCGGATTTCTATGGCGTGGTGAATGGCGAAGAGATTCTGGTTATATTGCCACAGGCCTCCGAGGAATATGGACCCATTTCGCACTATTATTTGGTGGTGGTTCCTGAGGACAAGTCCAATCTGCACAAGATACCCGATCAGTTCCTCACCGATGACCTTTTGCCTGGGAGAAACAAACCGGAGCGACCCAATGCCCCCTACATTGCGGCCAAGTTCCCGCAGCGTTCGATACCCTTCACCTTTCATTTGGGATCGGGTGATGACTATCACAACTTCACGAATCGCAAGCTGGAGCGCGAGAAGCGCTATCGCATCTTTGTGCGGGCAGTGGTGGATACGCCGCAGAAGCATCTCTATACGTCGAGTCCCTTCTCCGAGTTCCTGTCGCTGGATATGAGGGAGGCTCCGCCTGGCGAGCGACCCCATCGCCCGGATCCCAATTGGCCCGCCGAGCCGGAGGTGTCGGTGAATCGGAATAAGGATGAACCCGAGATCCTCTGGGTCGTGCTGCCCCTGATGGTGTCCACCTTCATCGTGTCCACCGCTCTGATTGTTCTCTGTGTGGTCAAGCGTCGCCGTCAGCCCTGCAAGACTCCGGATCAGGCGGCTGTTACCCGACCTTTGATGGCTGCTGACTTAGGAGCAGGACCCACGCCCAGCGATCCCGTGGACATGAGGCGTCTCAACTTCCAGACACCCGGCATGATCAGCCATCCGCCCATTCCCATTTCGGAGTTCGCCAACCACATCGAACGCTTGAAGTCCAACGACAATCAGAAGTTCTCGCAGGAGTACGAGAGCATTGAGCCGGGTCAGCAGTTCACCTGGGATAACTCCAATCTGGAGCATAATAAATCCAAGAATCGTTATGCCAATGTCACCGCCTACGATCATTCCCGCGTCCAATTGCCGCCAGTGGAGGGTGTATCCGGGTCGGATTACATCAATGCCAACTACTGCGATGGCTATCGGAAGCACAATGCCTATGTGGCCACCCAAGGACCGCTGCAGGAGACCTTTGTGGACTTTTGGCGAATGTGCTGGGAGCTAAAGACCGCGACGATTGTGATGATGACGCGGCTGGAGGAGAGGACGCGCATCAAGTGCGATCAGTACTGGCCCACGCGGGGCACCGAGACCTATGGCCAGATCTTTGTGACCATCACGGAGACCCAGGAGCTGGCCACCTACAGCATCCGGACATTCCAGCTGTGCCGGCAGGGCTTCAACGATCGGCGCGAGATCAAGCAGCTGCAGTTCACCGCCTGGCCGGATCACGGAGTGCCCGATCATCCGGCTCCGTTCCTGCAGTTCCTGCGCCGCTGTCGCGCTCTCACGCCACCCGAATCCGGACCCGTTATCGTTCACTGCTCGGCGGGAGTGGGTCGCACTGGCTGCTATATCGTCATCGATTCGATGCTGGAGCGAATGAAGCACGAGAAGATCATCGACATCTATGGGCATGTGACTTGCCTGCGGGCGCAACGGAACTACATGGTTCAGACGGAGGATCAGTACATCTTCATACACGACGCCATCATCGAGGCCATCATCTGCGGCATGACGGAGGTGCCGGCGCGCAATCTGCACACTCATTTGCAGAAGCTACTGATCACCGAGCCCGGCGAGAGCATCTCCGGCATGGAGGTGGAGTTCAAGAAGCTGTCCAATGTCAAGATGGACTCGTCCAAGTTCGTGACGGCCAATCTGCCGTGCAACAAGCACAAGAACCGCCTGGTCCACATCCTACCGTACGAATCGAGTCGCGTCTACCTGACCCCCATCCATGGAATCGAGGGCAGCGACTATGTCAACGCCAGCTTCATCGACGGCTATCGCTACCGATCCGCCTACATCGCCGCCCAGGGTCCCGTGCAGGATGCAGCCGAGGATTTCTGGCGGATGCTCTGGGAGCACAACTCCACCATTGTGGTCATGCTGACCAAGCTCAAGGAAATGGGCAGGGTACGATATTTAGGATATCCTAAATCCTAGCCTatgtacttattatttctttatttccgCAGGAGAAATGCTTCCAGTACTGGCCGCATGAGCGATCCGTGCGCTATCAGTATTATGTTGTGGATCCCATTGCCGAGTACAACATGCCTCAGTATAAGCTGCGTGAATTCAAGGTGAGTAGAAAATTTGTTCACTAAAATAAAACGCTTATTTTACTGAACACGTCTAATTTTTtagagaattttatttacactaTTAGTTGGCGACTTTTTAGACTTAGAGTAGCAACTTTTAgaccaaaaatccaaaaacccCTACGATAAAAAGTGGATAATTATATATACAATAGACACAACAAAATTCAAGTTAATCGGTACAGTGGTTTTCGAGTTATAAAGAGAATAAAGcgattgtattgtattttcaatttttcgaatttttgctCTAAGCTTTCACTTGACATTCCTAAGACATCAAGCGTCaagaaaacacaaatataaaaaaaacgattcTTTTGATTATTCTGGGTGTAAATTCCcccttaaattatttaataaatcgaAACTAATTAAATCCTCCTCTCTTTGTAGGTCACTGATGCCCGGGATGGCTCGTCGCGCACAGTGCGCCAGTTCCAGTTCATCGATTGGCCGGAGCAGGGAGTGCCGAAGTCGGGCGAGGGCTTCATAGACTTCATCGGGCAGGTGCACAAGACCAAGGAGCAGTTTGGCCAGGATGGACCCATCACCGTGCACTGTTCAGCGGGCGTGGGACGTTCGGGCGTCTTCATCACCTTGAGCATCGTCCTGGAGCGGATGCAGTACGAGGGAGTGCTGGATGTCTTCCAGACCGTGCGCATCCTGCGCTCCCAGCGTCCGGCTATGGTGCAAACCGAGGTGGGTTTtacacaaacatttttttaaaaattcaaaaattaatttctaatttatatTCATTCAATTACAGGATCAATACCACTTCTGCTATCGCGCTGCATTGGAGTACTTGGGCTCATTCGACAACTATGCCAACTGAGCTGAAAACTCAGCGACCCTGCGTTCGTTGCATTCTCATTTCGAACTCTACGCATAATACGCATTTACGATATACACGGATATCATAACTCTAAAGTATTATAGCCAGCTACTGCCCACAATTACTTAATACGCCTATACTTATATATACGTGGACATGTTTAGTTGATAAGCGCACCCCCCGCCCGAAGGATATGTTACCATTATGATTACTTTGGGGCCTCCTTGGTCTTTTACTACGTTTGATTTAATTGATAATGTAAACTGAAAAAGACTGTTACACGtttaattatcagaaatttaTATATCAGCCCACATGCACTTCTGTAGGTGCATCAAGATTTTGCTCGCtaacggaggaggaggaagtcaATCAACATGTTGTTCGTGGAACTGCCGCCAGAATGGCCAGGAATGGGGCGGACCACTGGAAACCGATACATATTTGAACTAAGGACTTGGTAGCTATTAGTCTTACCGCCTAACTCAAATCTCGAACGGAGGAATAGGGTCGAACGAATTAAATCTCAAACTTCTGGCGAATTAACAGCAAAATCCAATCGCCACTATAATATGAAGACGTATGAGTAATACAATCAATCAAATACCGCTATGTTAATCAGTTTTTATGCCTAGGTTGTTGGAAACCAGTATAAACAATCCGTGCAATTAGTCA
The genomic region above belongs to Drosophila takahashii strain IR98-3 E-12201 chromosome 2L, DtakHiC1v2, whole genome shotgun sequence and contains:
- the Lar gene encoding tyrosine-protein phosphatase Lar isoform X4; translation: MGLQMTAGSPIAALSLLALFLLTWTPTIVDAAHPPEIIRKPQNQGVRVGGVASFYCAARGDPPPSIVWRKNGKKVSGTQSRYTVLEQPGGISILRIEPVRAGRDDAPYECVAENGVGDAVSADATLTIYEGDKTPAGFPVITQGPGTRVIEVGHTVLMTCKAIGNPTPNIYWIKNQTKVDMSNPRYSLKDGFLQIENSREEDQGKYECVAENSVGTEHSKSTNLYVKVRRVPPTFSRPPETISEVMLGSNLNLSCIAVGSPMPHVKWMKGSEDLTPENEMPIGRNVLQLINIQESANYTCIAASTLGQIDSVSVVKVQSLPTAPTDVQISEVTATSVRLEWSYKGPEDLQYYVIQYKPKNANQAFSEISGIITMYYVVRALSPYTEYEFYVIAVNNIGRGPPSAPATCTTGETKMESAPRNVQVRTLSSSTMVITWEPPETPNGQVTGYKVYYTTNSNQPEASWNSQMVDNSELTTVSELTPHAIYTVRVQAYTSMGAGPMSTPVQVKAQQGVPSQPSNFRATDIGETAVTLQWTKPTHSSENIVHYELYWNDTYANLVHHKRISNSEAYTLDGLYPDTLYYIWLAARSQRGEGATTPQIPVRTKQYVPGDPQDVKATPLNSTSIHVSWKPPLEKDRNGIIRGYHIHAQELRDEGKGFLNEPFKFDVVDTLEFNVTGLQPDTKYSIQVAALTRKGDGDRSAAIVVKTPGGVPVRPTVSLKIMEREPIVSIELEWERPAQTYGELRGYRLRWGVKDQNLKEEMLSGPQMTKKRFDNLERGVEYEFRVAGSNHIGIGQETVKIFQTPEGTPGGPPSNITIRFQTPDVLCVTWDPPTREHRNGIITRYDVQFHKKIDHGLGSERNMTLRKAVFTNLEENTEYIFRVRAYTKQGAGPFSEKMIVETERDMGRAPMSLQAEATSEQTAEIWWEPVTSRGKLLGYKIFYTMTAVEDLDDWQTKTVGLTESADLVNLEKFAQYAVAIAARFKNGLGRLSEKVTVRIKPEDVPLNLRAHDVSTHSMTLSWSPPIRLTPVNYKISFDAMKVFVDSQGFSQTQIVPKREIILKHYVKTHTINELSPFTTYNVNVSAIPSDYSYRPPTKITVTTQMAAPQPMVKPDFYGVVNGEEILVILPQASEEYGPISHYYLVVVPEDKSNLHKIPDQFLTDDLLPGRNKPERPNAPYIAAKFPQRSIPFTFHLGSGDDYHNFTNRKLEREKRYRIFVRAVVDTPQKHLYTSSPFSEFLSLDMREAPPGERPHRPDPNWPAEPEVSVNRNKDEPEILWVVLPLMVSTFIVSTALIVLCVVKRRRQPCKTPDQAAVTRPLMAADLGAGPTPSDPVDMRRLNFQTPGMISHPPIPISEFANHIERLKSNDNQKFSQEYESIEPGQQFTWDNSNLEHNKSKNRYANVTAYDHSRVQLPPVEGVSGSDYINANYCDGYRKHNAYVATQGPLQETFVDFWRMCWELKTATIVMMTRLEERTRIKCDQYWPTRGTETYGQIFVTITETQELATYSIRTFQLCRQGFNDRREIKQLQFTAWPDHGVPDHPAPFLQFLRRCRALTPPESGPVIVHCSAGVGRTGCYIVIDSMLERMKHEKIIDIYGHVTCLRAQRNYMVQTEDQYIFIHDAIIEAIICGMTEVPARNLHTHLQKLLITEPGESISGMEVEFKKLSNVKMDSSKFVTANLPCNKHKNRLVHILPYESSRVYLTPIHGIEGSDYVNASFIDGYRYRSAYIAAQGPVQDAAEDFWRMLWEHNSTIVVMLTKLKEMGREKCFQYWPHERSVRYQYYVVDPIAEYNMPQYKLREFKVTDARDGSSRTVRQFQFIDWPEQGVPKSGEGFIDFIGQVHKTKEQFGQDGPITVHCSAGVGRSGVFITLSIVLERMQYEGVLDVFQTVRILRSQRPAMVQTEDQYHFCYRAALEYLGSFDNYAN
- the Lar gene encoding tyrosine-protein phosphatase Lar isoform X5, which translates into the protein MTCKAIGNPTPNIYWIKNQTKVDMSNPRYSLKDGFLQIENSREEDQGKYECVAENSVGTEHSKSTNLYVKVRRVPPTFSRPPETISEVMLGSNLNLSCIAVGSPMPHVKWMKGSEDLTPENEMPIGRNVLQLINIQESANYTCIAASTLGQIDSVSVVKVQSLPTAPTDVQISEVTATSVRLEWSYKGPEDLQYYVIQYKPKNANQAFSEISGIITMYYVVRALSPYTEYEFYVIAVNNIGRGPPSAPATCTTGDFSFGGTKMESAPRNVQVRTLSSSTMVITWEPPETPNGQVTGYKVYYTTNSNQPEASWNSQMVDNSELTTVSELTPHAIYTVRVQAYTSMGAGPMSTPVQVKAQQGVPSQPSNFRATDIGETAVTLQWTKPTHSSENIVHYELYWNDTYANLVHHKRISNSEAYTLDGLYPDTLYYIWLAARSQRGEGATTPQIPVRTKQYVPGAPPRNITAIATSSTTISLNWLPPPVERSNGRIIYYKVFFVEVGREDDEATTMTLNMTSIVLDELKRWTEYKIWVLAGTSVGDGPRSHPIILRTQEDVPGDPQDVKATPLNSTSIHVSWKPPLEKDRNGIIRGYHIHAQELRDEGKGFLNEPFKFDVVDTLEFNVTGLQPDTKYSIQVAALTRKGDGDRSAAIVVKTPGGVPVRPTVSLKIMEREPIVSIELEWERPAQTYGELRGYRLRWGVKDQNLKEEMLSGPQMTKKRFDNLERGVEYEFRVAGSNHIGIGQETVKIFQTPEGTPGGPPSNITIRFQTPDVLCVTWDPPTREHRNGIITRYDVQFHKKIDHGLGSERNMTLRKAVFTNLEENTEYIFRVRAYTKQGAGPFSEKMIVETERDMGRAPMSLQAEATSEQTAEIWWEPVTSRGKLLGYKIFYTMTAVEDLDDWQTKTVGLTESADLVNLEKFAQYAVAIAARFKNGLGRLSEKVTVRIKPEDVPLNLRAHDVSTHSMTLSWSPPIRLTPVNYKISFDAMKVFVDSQGFSQTQIVPKREIILKHYVKTHTINELSPFTTYNVNVSAIPSDYSYRPPTKITVTTQMAAPQPMVKPDFYGVVNGEEILVILPQASEEYGPISHYYLVVVPEDKSNLHKIPDQFLTDDLLPGRNKPERPNAPYIAAKFPQRSIPFTFHLGSGDDYHNFTNRKLEREKRYRIFVRAVVDTPQKHLYTSSPFSEFLSLDMREAPPGERPHRPDPNWPAEPEVSVNRNKDEPEILWVVLPLMVSTFIVSTALIVLCVVKRRRQPCKTPDQAAVTRPLMAADLGAGPTPSDPVDMRRLNFQTPGMISHPPIPISEFANHIERLKSNDNQKFSQEYESIEPGQQFTWDNSNLEHNKSKNRYANVTAYDHSRVQLPPVEGVSGSDYINANYCDGYRKHNAYVATQGPLQETFVDFWRMCWELKTATIVMMTRLEERTRIKCDQYWPTRGTETYGQIFVTITETQELATYSIRTFQLCRQGFNDRREIKQLQFTAWPDHGVPDHPAPFLQFLRRCRALTPPESGPVIVHCSAGVGRTGCYIVIDSMLERMKHEKIIDIYGHVTCLRAQRNYMVQTEDQYIFIHDAIIEAIICGMTEVPARNLHTHLQKLLITEPGESISGMEVEFKKLSNVKMDSSKFVTANLPCNKHKNRLVHILPYESSRVYLTPIHGIEGSDYVNASFIDGYRYRSAYIAAQGPVQDAAEDFWRMLWEHNSTIVVMLTKLKEMGREKCFQYWPHERSVRYQYYVVDPIAEYNMPQYKLREFKVTDARDGSSRTVRQFQFIDWPEQGVPKSGEGFIDFIGQVHKTKEQFGQDGPITVHCSAGVGRSGVFITLSIVLERMQYEGVLDVFQTVRILRSQRPAMVQTEDQYHFCYRAALEYLGSFDNYAN
- the Lar gene encoding tyrosine-protein phosphatase Lar isoform X1; this translates as MGLQMTAGSPIAALSLLALFLLTWTPTIVDAAHPPEIIRKPQNQGVRVGGVASFYCAARGDPPPSIVWRKNGKKVSGTQSRYTVLEQPGGISILRIEPVRAGRDDAPYECVAENGVGDAVSADATLTIYEGDKTPAGFPVITQGPGTRVIEVGHTVLMTCKAIGNPTPNIYWIKNQTKVDMSNPRYSLKDGFLQIENSREEDQGKYECVAENSVGTEHSKSTNLYVKVRRVPPTFSRPPETISEVMLGSNLNLSCIAVGSPMPHVKWMKGSEDLTPENEMPIGRNVLQLINIQESANYTCIAASTLGQIDSVSVVKVQSLPTAPTDVQISEVTATSVRLEWSYKGPEDLQYYVIQYKPKNANQAFSEISGIITMYYVVRALSPYTEYEFYVIAVNNIGRGPPSAPATCTTGDFSFGGTKMESAPRNVQVRTLSSSTMVITWEPPETPNGQVTGYKVYYTTNSNQPEASWNSQMVDNSELTTVSELTPHAIYTVRVQAYTSMGAGPMSTPVQVKAQQGVPSQPSNFRATDIGETAVTLQWTKPTHSSENIVHYELYWNDTYANLVHHKRISNSEAYTLDGLYPDTLYYIWLAARSQRGEGATTPQIPVRTKQYVPGAPPRNITAIATSSTTISLNWLPPPVERSNGRIIYYKVFFVEVGREDDEATTMTLNMTSIVLDELKRWTEYKIWVLAGTSVGDGPRSHPIILRTQEDVPGDPQDVKATPLNSTSIHVSWKPPLEKDRNGIIRGYHIHAQELRDEGKGFLNEPFKFDVVDTLEFNVTGLQPDTKYSIQVAALTRKGDGDRSAAIVVKTPGGVPVRPTVSLKIMEREPIVSIELEWERPAQTYGELRGYRLRWGVKDQNLKEEMLSGPQMTKKRFDNLERGVEYEFRVAGSNHIGIGQETVKIFQTPEGTPGGPPSNITIRFQTPDVLCVTWDPPTREHRNGIITRYDVQFHKKIDHGLGSERNMTLRKAVFTNLEENTEYIFRVRAYTKQGAGPFSEKMIVETERDMGRAPMSLQAEATSEQTAEIWWEPVTSRGKLLGYKIFYTMTAVEDLDDWQTKTVGLTESADLVNLEKFAQYAVAIAARFKNGLGRLSEKVTVRIKPEDVPLNLRAHDVSTHSMTLSWSPPIRLTPVNYKISFDAMKVFVDSQGFSQTQIVPKREIILKHYVKTHTINELSPFTTYNVNVSAIPSDYSYRPPTKITVTTQMAAPQPMVKPDFYGVVNGEEILVILPQASEEYGPISHYYLVVVPEDKSNLHKIPDQFLTDDLLPGRNKPERPNAPYIAAKFPQRSIPFTFHLGSGDDYHNFTNRKLEREKRYRIFVRAVVDTPQKHLYTSSPFSEFLSLDMREAPPGERPHRPDPNWPAEPEVSVNRNKDEPEILWVVLPLMVSTFIVSTALIVLCVVKRRRQPCKTPDQAAVTRPLMAADLGAGPTPSDPVDMRRLNFQTPGMISHPPIPISEFANHIERLKSNDNQKFSQEYESIEPGQQFTWDNSNLEHNKSKNRYANVTAYDHSRVQLPPVEGVSGSDYINANYCDGYRKHNAYVATQGPLQETFVDFWRMCWELKTATIVMMTRLEERTRIKCDQYWPTRGTETYGQIFVTITETQELATYSIRTFQLCRQGFNDRREIKQLQFTAWPDHGVPDHPAPFLQFLRRCRALTPPESGPVIVHCSAGVGRTGCYIVIDSMLERMKHEKIIDIYGHVTCLRAQRNYMVQTEDQYIFIHDAIIEAIICGMTEVPARNLHTHLQKLLITEPGESISGMEVEFKKLSNVKMDSSKFVTANLPCNKHKNRLVHILPYESSRVYLTPIHGIEGSDYVNASFIDGYRYRSAYIAAQGPVQDAAEDFWRMLWEHNSTIVVMLTKLKEMGREKCFQYWPHERSVRYQYYVVDPIAEYNMPQYKLREFKVTDARDGSSRTVRQFQFIDWPEQGVPKSGEGFIDFIGQVHKTKEQFGQDGPITVHCSAGVGRSGVFITLSIVLERMQYEGVLDVFQTVRILRSQRPAMVQTEDQYHFCYRAALEYLGSFDNYAN
- the Lar gene encoding tyrosine-protein phosphatase Lar isoform X6 translates to MPGDPQDVKATPLNSTSIHVSWKPPLEKDRNGIIRGYHIHAQELRDEGKGFLNEPFKFDVVDTLEFNVTGLQPDTKYSIQVAALTRKGDGDRSAAIVVKTPGGVPVRPTVSLKIMEREPIVSIELEWERPAQTYGELRGYRLRWGVKDQNLKEEMLSGPQMTKKRFDNLERGVEYEFRVAGSNHIGIGQETVKIFQTPEGTPGGPPSNITIRFQTPDVLCVTWDPPTREHRNGIITRYDVQFHKKIDHGLGSERNMTLRKAVFTNLEENTEYIFRVRAYTKQGAGPFSEKMIVETERDMGRAPMSLQAEATSEQTAEIWWEPVTSRGKLLGYKIFYTMTAVEDLDDWQTKTVGLTESADLVNLEKFAQYAVAIAARFKNGLGRLSEKVTVRIKPEDVPLNLRAHDVSTHSMTLSWSPPIRLTPVNYKISFDAMKVFVDSQGFSQTQIVPKREIILKHYVKTHTINELSPFTTYNVNVSAIPSDYSYRPPTKITVTTQMAAPQPMVKPDFYGVVNGEEILVILPQASEEYGPISHYYLVVVPEDKSNLHKIPDQFLTDDLLPGRNKPERPNAPYIAAKFPQRSIPFTFHLGSGDDYHNFTNRKLEREKRYRIFVRAVVDTPQKHLYTSSPFSEFLSLDMREAPPGERPHRPDPNWPAEPEVSVNRNKDEPEILWVVLPLMVSTFIVSTALIVLCVVKRRRQPCKTPDQAAVTRPLMAADLGAGPTPSDPVDMRRLNFQTPGMISHPPIPISEFANHIERLKSNDNQKFSQEYESIEPGQQFTWDNSNLEHNKSKNRYANVTAYDHSRVQLPPVEGVSGSDYINANYCDGYRKHNAYVATQGPLQETFVDFWRMCWELKTATIVMMTRLEERTRIKCDQYWPTRGTETYGQIFVTITETQELATYSIRTFQLCRQGFNDRREIKQLQFTAWPDHGVPDHPAPFLQFLRRCRALTPPESGPVIVHCSAGVGRTGCYIVIDSMLERMKHEKIIDIYGHVTCLRAQRNYMVQTEDQYIFIHDAIIEAIICGMTEVPARNLHTHLQKLLITEPGESISGMEVEFKKLSNVKMDSSKFVTANLPCNKHKNRLVHILPYESSRVYLTPIHGIEGSDYVNASFIDGYRYRSAYIAAQGPVQDAAEDFWRMLWEHNSTIVVMLTKLKEMGREKCFQYWPHERSVRYQYYVVDPIAEYNMPQYKLREFKVTDARDGSSRTVRQFQFIDWPEQGVPKSGEGFIDFIGQVHKTKEQFGQDGPITVHCSAGVGRSGVFITLSIVLERMQYEGVLDVFQTVRILRSQRPAMVQTEDQYHFCYRAALEYLGSFDNYAN
- the Lar gene encoding tyrosine-protein phosphatase Lar isoform X3, producing the protein MGLQMTAGSPIAALSLLALFLLTWTPTIVDAAHPPEIIRKPQNQGVRVGGVASFYCAARGDPPPSIVWRKNGKKVSGTQSRYTVLEQPGGISILRIEPVRAGRDDAPYECVAENGVGDAVSADATLTIYEGDKTPAGFPVITQGPGTRVIEVGHTVLMTCKAIGNPTPNIYWIKNQTKVDMSNPRYSLKDGFLQIENSREEDQGKYECVAENSVGTEHSKSTNLYVKVRRVPPTFSRPPETISEVMLGSNLNLSCIAVGSPMPHVKWMKGSEDLTPENEMPIGRNVLQLINIQESANYTCIAASTLGQIDSVSVVKVQSLPTAPTDVQISEVTATSVRLEWSYKGPEDLQYYVIQYKPKNANQAFSEISGIITMYYVVRALSPYTEYEFYVIAVNNIGRGPPSAPATCTTGDFSFGGTKMESAPRNVQVRTLSSSTMVITWEPPETPNGQVTGYKVYYTTNSNQPEASWNSQMVDNSELTTVSELTPHAIYTVRVQAYTSMGAGPMSTPVQVKAQQGVPSQPSNFRATDIGETAVTLQWTKPTHSSENIVHYELYWNDTYANLVHHKRISNSEAYTLDGLYPDTLYYIWLAARSQRGEGATTPQIPVRTKQYVPGDPQDVKATPLNSTSIHVSWKPPLEKDRNGIIRGYHIHAQELRDEGKGFLNEPFKFDVVDTLEFNVTGLQPDTKYSIQVAALTRKGDGDRSAAIVVKTPGGVPVRPTVSLKIMEREPIVSIELEWERPAQTYGELRGYRLRWGVKDQNLKEEMLSGPQMTKKRFDNLERGVEYEFRVAGSNHIGIGQETVKIFQTPEGTPGGPPSNITIRFQTPDVLCVTWDPPTREHRNGIITRYDVQFHKKIDHGLGSERNMTLRKAVFTNLEENTEYIFRVRAYTKQGAGPFSEKMIVETERDMGRAPMSLQAEATSEQTAEIWWEPVTSRGKLLGYKIFYTMTAVEDLDDWQTKTVGLTESADLVNLEKFAQYAVAIAARFKNGLGRLSEKVTVRIKPEDVPLNLRAHDVSTHSMTLSWSPPIRLTPVNYKISFDAMKVFVDSQGFSQTQIVPKREIILKHYVKTHTINELSPFTTYNVNVSAIPSDYSYRPPTKITVTTQMAAPQPMVKPDFYGVVNGEEILVILPQASEEYGPISHYYLVVVPEDKSNLHKIPDQFLTDDLLPGRNKPERPNAPYIAAKFPQRSIPFTFHLGSGDDYHNFTNRKLEREKRYRIFVRAVVDTPQKHLYTSSPFSEFLSLDMREAPPGERPHRPDPNWPAEPEVSVNRNKDEPEILWVVLPLMVSTFIVSTALIVLCVVKRRRQPCKTPDQAAVTRPLMAADLGAGPTPSDPVDMRRLNFQTPGMISHPPIPISEFANHIERLKSNDNQKFSQEYESIEPGQQFTWDNSNLEHNKSKNRYANVTAYDHSRVQLPPVEGVSGSDYINANYCDGYRKHNAYVATQGPLQETFVDFWRMCWELKTATIVMMTRLEERTRIKCDQYWPTRGTETYGQIFVTITETQELATYSIRTFQLCRQGFNDRREIKQLQFTAWPDHGVPDHPAPFLQFLRRCRALTPPESGPVIVHCSAGVGRTGCYIVIDSMLERMKHEKIIDIYGHVTCLRAQRNYMVQTEDQYIFIHDAIIEAIICGMTEVPARNLHTHLQKLLITEPGESISGMEVEFKKLSNVKMDSSKFVTANLPCNKHKNRLVHILPYESSRVYLTPIHGIEGSDYVNASFIDGYRYRSAYIAAQGPVQDAAEDFWRMLWEHNSTIVVMLTKLKEMGREKCFQYWPHERSVRYQYYVVDPIAEYNMPQYKLREFKVTDARDGSSRTVRQFQFIDWPEQGVPKSGEGFIDFIGQVHKTKEQFGQDGPITVHCSAGVGRSGVFITLSIVLERMQYEGVLDVFQTVRILRSQRPAMVQTEDQYHFCYRAALEYLGSFDNYAN